A window from Lachnoanaerobaculum umeaense encodes these proteins:
- a CDS encoding carbohydrate ABC transporter permease: protein MNILAGKRSAPYRYLLPTIALMVVFMVVPIFMVISYSFADKAVISKNPSFVGLENYYKLFKDSSYWKSVYNTIVFVSVSVIAHLVIGMLFAMLLNSKYFSVRTKTIARVIYILPWVFTASVVAILWKLMLQPSGIINYILSLFPHVNRDTEWLSDRAIALPVICFINIWCGYPFYMISILAGLQGISEDLYESAAIDGANDIKRFFSITIPQLKPILISIAMLDFIWTLQSFNVIWMLTGGGPVNSTQTLSIYIYKLAFQKVDYSMAATSATILLLVCVIVAIFYVRQQKKVRS, encoded by the coding sequence ATGAATATATTAGCTGGGAAAAGGTCTGCTCCGTATAGATATTTATTACCTACAATCGCACTAATGGTTGTATTTATGGTAGTACCGATTTTTATGGTAATTTCATATTCATTTGCAGACAAGGCGGTTATATCTAAAAATCCCTCTTTTGTGGGATTGGAAAATTATTATAAGCTTTTTAAAGACAGTAGCTATTGGAAATCGGTATATAACACTATTGTATTTGTGTCTGTCAGTGTGATTGCACATTTGGTTATAGGAATGCTCTTTGCAATGTTATTGAATTCAAAATATTTCAGTGTAAGGACTAAAACTATAGCAAGGGTTATATATATACTTCCTTGGGTGTTTACCGCATCTGTAGTTGCAATTCTTTGGAAATTGATGTTACAACCATCCGGTATTATAAATTACATACTATCTCTATTTCCACATGTAAATAGAGATACTGAATGGCTTAGTGATAGAGCGATTGCACTGCCGGTTATATGTTTTATAAACATTTGGTGTGGATATCCATTTTATATGATTAGTATATTAGCAGGACTACAAGGGATTTCGGAAGATTTATATGAAAGTGCTGCTATAGATGGGGCCAATGATATTAAGAGGTTTTTCAGTATTACAATACCACAACTAAAGCCTATTTTAATCAGTATTGCGATGTTGGATTTTATCTGGACACTTCAGTCATTTAATGTAATTTGGATGTTAACAGGTGGAGGCCCTGTTAATTCCACTCAAACTTTGAGTATATACATATATAAACTGGCATTCCAAAAAGTTGACTATAGTATGGCGGCAACATCAGCAACAATACTACTCTTAGTATGTGTAATAGTTGCAATATTCTACGTAAGACAACAGAAAAAAGTGAGGAGCTAA
- a CDS encoding ADP-dependent glucokinase/phosphofructokinase, which translates to MNEKIAMGFHTCVDYELIWNKSVVEEQIKKHNIHNKDLEMNIEIVSERDIWIASLAHLKEGVGCEIIPKSEKLSKEFAEHFEYKITLGGTATRAAIAISKLGYPSLLQTSCYNEYVRKLLPENIRAIQGVKGKETIYPHIVLQCAGGVRIKSNDIDFITPRENRILISYDEDSLNLAVLEKEFGNEIRKCEVFLLGSFTEILDFDILKDRIEKTYNMLSYLPDSAVVVMEDGCYVKEEFRHYIHSKLSHRADILSMNEDELQKYIGYRINIMDVDEVMNGVKKIYNKTGIKNILIHSASWVIAYGENAKKLKSALESGINMSATRFRKGDDFNKEDYLYTKSISNKVDSVEFCNRLEEEYGKYICCIPCKDLSFVECPTVVGLGDAFVGGLVLGLL; encoded by the coding sequence ATGAATGAAAAAATTGCTATGGGTTTTCATACTTGTGTGGATTATGAATTGATTTGGAATAAAAGTGTAGTTGAAGAGCAAATTAAAAAGCATAATATTCATAACAAGGATTTGGAAATGAATATAGAAATTGTATCTGAAAGAGATATATGGATTGCAAGTCTTGCCCATTTAAAAGAAGGGGTAGGTTGTGAGATAATACCTAAATCTGAAAAGTTAAGTAAGGAATTTGCAGAACATTTCGAATACAAAATAACATTAGGTGGAACTGCAACAAGAGCTGCAATAGCAATTTCAAAGCTTGGTTATCCCAGTTTATTACAAACAAGTTGCTACAATGAGTATGTAAGAAAATTATTGCCCGAAAATATCAGGGCAATACAGGGGGTAAAAGGGAAAGAAACTATATATCCTCATATAGTTTTGCAATGTGCCGGTGGTGTAAGAATAAAGTCCAATGATATAGACTTTATTACTCCAAGAGAAAATAGAATACTAATATCATATGATGAAGATAGTTTGAATTTGGCTGTGCTTGAAAAAGAGTTTGGAAATGAAATAAGAAAATGTGAAGTATTTTTACTGGGATCTTTTACAGAGATATTGGATTTTGATATATTAAAAGATAGAATAGAAAAAACATATAATATGTTATCCTATCTCCCGGATAGTGCAGTTGTTGTAATGGAAGACGGTTGTTATGTTAAAGAAGAGTTTAGACATTACATACATAGTAAATTATCACATAGAGCAGATATTTTAAGCATGAATGAAGATGAACTTCAAAAATACATCGGTTATAGAATAAATATTATGGATGTTGATGAAGTTATGAATGGGGTCAAGAAGATATACAATAAAACAGGTATAAAAAATATACTTATACATAGTGCTTCCTGGGTTATTGCTTATGGAGAAAATGCTAAAAAATTAAAGTCGGCTTTAGAAAGCGGAATAAATATGTCTGCCACAAGATTTAGAAAAGGAGATGATTTTAATAAAGAAGATTATCTATATACAAAAAGTATAAGTAATAAAGTTGATAGTGTAGAGTTTTGTAATAGGTTAGAGGAAGAATATGGAAAATATATATGTTGTATTCCTTGTAAAGACTTAAGTTTCGTAGAATGTCCTACAGTTGTAGGTTTGGGAGATGCTTTTGTAGGGGGATTAGTACTTGGATTATTGTAA
- a CDS encoding class II fructose-bisphosphate aldolase, with amino-acid sequence MYEKTKNLLKLAKERNTAVIAFICMDYIMARSVVYAAEKTNTPAIIMLYPEHVSIQHTAGLSNFATMVKELANEVIVPIGLHADHDYSYEAVVKTMDAGFDSIMIDGSMYSLEKNISITKEVVSKAHSMDICVEGEVGHVGLAGESDNSKEDLYTRPEVAKQFCEATKVDALAVSIGNAHGEYKSIPKLDIKRLEEIHEAIDTPLVLHGGSGIPDDQLLIAFSRGINKFNLGTEFLRRYYSAVEEYIDINKHNLDPVKIIDLPQYIQSKLQPYLEERLRTLCRF; translated from the coding sequence ATGTATGAGAAAACGAAGAATTTATTAAAACTGGCAAAGGAAAGAAATACAGCAGTAATAGCTTTTATTTGTATGGATTATATAATGGCTAGGTCAGTAGTGTATGCAGCAGAAAAAACAAATACACCGGCAATAATTATGTTGTATCCTGAACATGTAAGTATTCAACATACAGCCGGACTTTCTAATTTTGCAACTATGGTTAAAGAGCTTGCTAATGAAGTAATTGTACCTATAGGACTTCATGCAGATCATGATTATAGTTATGAGGCGGTTGTTAAAACTATGGATGCTGGATTTGATTCAATTATGATTGATGGATCTATGTATTCATTGGAAAAGAATATTTCCATTACTAAAGAAGTTGTAAGTAAGGCACATAGTATGGATATATGTGTTGAAGGAGAAGTAGGACATGTTGGACTTGCCGGCGAATCTGATAATAGTAAAGAAGATTTATATACAAGGCCTGAGGTTGCAAAACAGTTTTGTGAAGCTACAAAAGTCGATGCATTAGCTGTTTCAATAGGTAATGCTCATGGCGAGTATAAATCCATACCAAAACTGGATATTAAGAGACTTGAGGAGATACATGAAGCAATAGATACACCCTTAGTACTGCATGGTGGAAGTGGAATTCCGGATGATCAATTACTTATAGCATTTTCAAGGGGTATAAACAAATTTAATTTGGGTACCGAATTCTTGAGAAGGTATTATTCTGCTGTTGAAGAATATATAGATATTAATAAACATAATTTAGATCCGGTAAAGATTATTGATTTACCGCAGTACATTCAGTCAAAATTACAGCCATATTTAGAGGAACGATTAAGAACTTTATGTAGATTTTAA
- the yfcE gene encoding phosphodiesterase, with amino-acid sequence MKYFFASDIHGSAFYTKKILDKYQESHSDKLILLGDLLYHGPRNELPKDYSTKKVFTLLNEFKDNIIAVRGNCDSEVDQMVLEFPMQSDYCICIFNDIYFFITHGHIYNEEHLPKLSKGSAFIYGHVHLPIAKNIDGIYILNPGSASLPKEQNPNSYAILDNDLFSIYDFDGNALKEIKLEKNI; translated from the coding sequence ATGAAATACTTTTTTGCATCCGATATACATGGCTCGGCATTTTATACAAAGAAAATACTTGATAAATATCAAGAAAGCCATTCTGATAAACTGATACTGCTTGGCGATCTCTTATATCATGGACCAAGGAATGAACTTCCAAAAGACTACTCCACCAAGAAAGTCTTTACACTACTAAATGAATTTAAAGATAATATAATTGCAGTTAGAGGGAATTGTGATTCTGAGGTTGACCAAATGGTATTGGAATTCCCAATGCAGTCTGATTATTGCATCTGTATCTTCAATGATATTTATTTTTTTATAACTCATGGACATATTTACAATGAGGAACATTTACCAAAACTGTCAAAGGGTTCAGCTTTCATATATGGACATGTACATCTTCCTATAGCTAAAAATATTGATGGTATTTATATATTAAATCCCGGCTCGGCATCACTGCCTAAGGAACAAAACCCAAACTCCTATGCAATACTTGATAATGACCTTTTTTCTATATATGACTTTGACGGCAATGCATTAAAGGAGATAAAACTTGAAAAAAATATTTGA
- a CDS encoding ABC transporter substrate-binding protein translates to MKISRLLKLGMTTVLSCALLTSLVGCGNSASNSESSGGATQEAASEGVTIKFQQWWGGELPEGYLQKICDEYEAATGNKVELLTAPWADTKTAITAGATNGTIADVLSIDGAWLSEFVDMGILTDLSTLDVKMDLASDVWKVNNTEYVVPILNFAYPMYVNMDILEKSGVENIPTTWTELEQACEKVKAAGYSALALNLGTTNANGIQNVFMGTGWASGITLKDKDGKYLTKDNAELASLAEMYKKLYDLGVLYPGMSTLEEAEMTSNFAAGNCAFTVASAATMSQFEKLNFKAATIPVKDGYTDKSGICYASWAVGVSESSEHKEAAAEFINFLLGGKDGTDGSASAGLASTMSAFPNSKVATPDYSSAPKQFQEYYEEYKKNYVINEFIGLANASDVMTSMTNDLVMYLEGDIEVNKMLENWQGYLDNAGK, encoded by the coding sequence ATGAAAATAAGTAGACTTCTTAAGTTGGGAATGACCACAGTGTTGTCATGTGCGTTGCTAACAAGCCTTGTTGGATGTGGTAATAGTGCATCTAACAGTGAAAGCTCCGGAGGAGCTACACAAGAGGCAGCCTCAGAGGGAGTAACTATCAAATTCCAGCAGTGGTGGGGTGGAGAGCTGCCGGAAGGATATCTACAGAAGATATGTGATGAGTACGAGGCTGCTACAGGTAACAAGGTAGAACTTCTTACAGCACCTTGGGCAGATACTAAGACAGCAATAACAGCAGGTGCAACAAATGGCACAATTGCAGATGTACTCAGTATAGATGGTGCATGGCTTTCAGAGTTTGTCGATATGGGGATTTTGACAGACCTTTCAACATTAGATGTTAAGATGGATCTGGCAAGTGATGTGTGGAAAGTAAATAACACCGAGTATGTAGTACCTATATTAAATTTTGCGTATCCAATGTATGTAAATATGGATATTCTGGAAAAGTCAGGGGTTGAAAACATACCTACAACATGGACTGAGCTTGAGCAGGCTTGTGAGAAGGTAAAAGCTGCAGGATATTCAGCGCTTGCTCTAAACCTTGGAACTACAAATGCTAATGGTATACAGAATGTGTTTATGGGTACAGGTTGGGCATCAGGAATTACACTAAAGGATAAGGATGGCAAATACTTAACAAAAGATAATGCTGAACTTGCTTCTTTGGCAGAGATGTATAAAAAGCTATATGATTTAGGTGTATTATATCCGGGAATGAGTACATTAGAGGAAGCAGAAATGACAAGCAATTTTGCAGCAGGAAATTGTGCATTTACAGTAGCATCTGCTGCAACAATGAGTCAATTTGAAAAACTTAACTTTAAGGCTGCAACAATACCTGTAAAAGATGGCTATACAGATAAGAGCGGTATTTGCTATGCAAGCTGGGCTGTTGGTGTATCAGAATCAAGTGAACACAAAGAAGCGGCAGCTGAGTTTATAAACTTCTTACTTGGTGGAAAAGATGGAACAGATGGATCAGCATCTGCAGGCTTAGCATCTACAATGTCTGCATTCCCTAATAGTAAAGTGGCTACTCCAGATTACAGTTCTGCACCAAAGCAGTTCCAAGAGTATTATGAAGAGTACAAGAAAAATTATGTTATAAATGAGTTTATTGGATTAGCAAATGCTTCAGATGTTATGACTTCTATGACAAATGATCTGGTAATGTATTTAGAAGGTGATATAGAAGTTAATAAGATGTTGGAAAATTGGCAAGGCTATTTAGATAATGCGGGTAAATAA
- the rdgB gene encoding RdgB/HAM1 family non-canonical purine NTP pyrophosphatase, with product MKQIIFATGNQNKLKEIKAILPNFDIISAKDAGISLDIEETGTTFKDNAYIKAKAIWDITGGIVLSDDSGLEVDYIGGEPGIYSSRYLGENTSYTIKNQNIIDRLSNANGNERSARFRACICAILDDGTVIFTEGSMEGLIATSIKGENGFGYDPILYLPEYDKTSAEISPDEKNKISHRGKALMAMKKKLEGIYENTDC from the coding sequence ATGAAACAAATTATTTTTGCAACAGGAAATCAAAATAAATTAAAAGAAATCAAAGCTATATTACCAAACTTTGATATTATATCTGCAAAGGATGCAGGTATATCACTTGATATTGAGGAAACCGGTACCACCTTTAAGGACAATGCATATATAAAGGCAAAAGCCATTTGGGATATTACCGGCGGTATAGTGCTTTCTGATGATTCAGGTTTAGAAGTAGACTACATTGGTGGCGAACCCGGCATATACTCCTCACGATATTTGGGTGAGAATACTTCATATACTATAAAAAATCAAAATATTATAGATAGATTAAGTAATGCTAATGGAAATGAGCGAAGTGCCAGATTTAGAGCTTGTATCTGTGCAATACTGGATGACGGTACTGTTATATTTACAGAGGGAAGTATGGAGGGACTTATAGCCACATCAATAAAAGGTGAAAATGGATTCGGTTATGATCCAATACTTTATTTACCTGAGTATGATAAAACCAGTGCCGAAATTAGCCCTGATGAAAAGAATAAAATAAGTCACAGAGGCAAGGCACTTATGGCAATGAAGAAAAAGCTAGAGGGAATTTATGAAAATACTGATTGTTAG
- a CDS encoding ketose-bisphosphate aldolase, with protein sequence MILNMKDLLQVARENGFAIPAFNISDYSMFNGIMEICEEKNAPVIIAIHPDELKHITSEMVKGILERVNNSKIPAVIHLDHGASIDQIINAIRTGFTSVMIDGSLLQYEDNVDICKKVCDLAHAVGVSVEGELGTIGNTDSTETTAPEDILYTNPIQARDFAERTGIDCLAVAIGTCHGIYPKDKVPKLRIDILDDIRKEVSIPLVLHGGSSNKDSEIEKAVEHGVNKINISSDIKVAYYNKMREVLKDESLREPNVIQPPCVEEMKKIAAEKIKLFKAENMAMLY encoded by the coding sequence ATGATATTAAATATGAAAGATTTGCTTCAGGTAGCAAGGGAAAATGGTTTTGCAATTCCGGCGTTTAATATTAGTGATTATAGTATGTTCAATGGAATTATGGAGATATGTGAAGAAAAGAATGCACCGGTTATTATTGCTATACATCCGGATGAGCTGAAGCATATCACATCTGAGATGGTTAAGGGTATTTTAGAAAGAGTTAATAATTCCAAAATCCCTGCTGTAATACATTTAGACCATGGTGCTTCTATTGATCAGATTATAAATGCTATCAGGACAGGATTTACATCTGTAATGATTGATGGATCATTATTGCAATATGAAGATAATGTAGATATATGTAAGAAAGTTTGTGATTTGGCTCATGCAGTTGGGGTTTCTGTGGAAGGAGAATTGGGAACAATAGGGAATACAGATTCTACAGAGACTACTGCACCTGAAGATATTTTATATACAAATCCTATACAAGCAAGAGATTTTGCGGAAAGAACAGGAATAGACTGCTTGGCAGTTGCAATAGGAACTTGTCATGGAATATATCCCAAAGATAAGGTACCTAAATTGAGAATAGATATATTAGATGATATAAGGAAAGAGGTTTCTATTCCATTAGTACTACATGGCGGATCATCAAATAAGGATAGTGAAATTGAAAAAGCTGTAGAGCATGGTGTAAATAAAATAAATATCTCAAGTGATATAAAGGTAGCTTATTATAATAAAATGAGAGAGGTATTAAAGGATGAATCCCTTAGAGAACCCAATGTAATACAGCCACCTTGTGTAGAAGAGATGAAGAAAATAGCAGCAGAAAAAATAAAATTATTTAAAGCGGAAAATATGGCGATGCTCTATTAA
- a CDS encoding xanthine phosphoribosyltransferase gives MKLLEDRIKKDGVIKEGNVVKVDSFLNHQMDVELFLEMAKEFKSKFASHNINKILTIESSGIGIAAIAGLEFGVPVVFAKKSKSINIDGDMYTAEVESFTHKCKNQVIVSKKFLSSEDRVLIIDDFLANGCALQGLISIVNESGGTVEGIGIAVEKGFQSGGRTIRNLGFHLESLAIIDAMDAATQSIEFRQQEE, from the coding sequence ATGAAGTTATTAGAAGATCGTATCAAAAAAGATGGAGTAATCAAAGAGGGCAATGTTGTAAAAGTAGATTCTTTTTTAAACCACCAGATGGACGTTGAACTTTTTTTAGAAATGGCCAAGGAATTTAAGTCAAAATTTGCTTCACATAATATAAACAAAATTTTGACAATCGAATCCTCCGGAATAGGTATTGCTGCCATCGCAGGATTAGAATTCGGCGTTCCTGTTGTATTTGCCAAGAAGTCAAAATCCATCAATATTGATGGAGATATGTATACCGCAGAAGTTGAAAGCTTTACACATAAATGTAAGAATCAAGTGATAGTTTCAAAGAAATTTTTAAGTTCTGAAGACCGTGTTCTTATCATTGATGACTTCCTTGCAAACGGATGTGCATTACAAGGACTTATCTCTATAGTAAACGAGTCAGGTGGAACTGTAGAAGGCATTGGCATTGCTGTTGAAAAGGGATTCCAAAGCGGTGGACGTACTATAAGAAATCTCGGCTTCCATTTAGAGTCGCTTGCAATTATTGATGCTATGGATGCTGCTACTCAGTCAATAGAATTTAGACAACAGGAGGAATAG
- a CDS encoding MurR/RpiR family transcriptional regulator produces the protein MLEESNILKREVLSVMREKYETLSLAERKVADFVVKNPYKTIDCNVANLAKLSGVSDATIVRMCHHIGYTGYYQFRITLARDIGKNQYGDIKVSNSTDEIEVLFREYAENMISIGKRMDSETMWNCVRLIRECSMAHIIAVGNTVPLSQYIGFRLGRLGVRSSFGLSVEYYMNHINLAESKDILIAISMSGASKPILMGMELAKEKGLKCIAITSYEDSPVAKMADYILLSRGKDISFNYYKDYAHTNMMATIDALLEFLTNEDFIRNKHADRPEIILSEYKV, from the coding sequence GTGTTGGAAGAAAGTAATATATTAAAGAGAGAAGTTCTTAGTGTGATGAGGGAGAAGTATGAAACCTTGTCATTAGCTGAGCGCAAGGTGGCTGATTTTGTAGTAAAAAATCCATATAAAACTATAGATTGTAATGTTGCTAATTTGGCAAAACTTAGTGGTGTAAGTGATGCAACAATAGTGCGTATGTGTCATCATATAGGATATACAGGATATTATCAATTTAGAATTACTCTGGCGAGAGATATTGGAAAAAATCAGTATGGTGATATTAAGGTATCGAACAGTACAGATGAAATAGAAGTGTTATTTAGAGAGTACGCTGAAAATATGATATCTATTGGAAAGAGGATGGATAGTGAAACTATGTGGAATTGTGTAAGGCTTATAAGAGAATGTAGCATGGCACATATTATTGCTGTAGGTAATACTGTACCTTTATCACAATACATTGGTTTTAGACTGGGACGATTGGGTGTAAGGAGTAGTTTTGGGCTGTCTGTAGAATACTATATGAATCATATAAATCTGGCAGAATCAAAAGACATTTTAATTGCTATTTCAATGTCAGGTGCCTCAAAGCCTATACTGATGGGTATGGAGCTTGCAAAAGAAAAAGGATTAAAATGTATTGCGATAACTTCATACGAGGATTCACCTGTAGCTAAAATGGCAGATTACATATTACTTTCTAGAGGAAAGGATATTTCATTTAATTATTATAAAGATTATGCACATACAAATATGATGGCAACAATAGATGCATTGTTGGAATTTTTGACAAACGAAGATTTTATAAGAAATAAGCATGCTGACAGACCGGAGATAATTTTGTCGGAATATAAGGTTTAA
- a CDS encoding THUMP domain-containing class I SAM-dependent RNA methyltransferase, translated as MKKIFELYAPCHFGLEAILKKEIIDIGYDITKVEDGRVYFEGDDEAITRANMWLRTTERVLLKIAEFKATSFTELFDSVADIPWEEYIPADGRFWVSKATSIKSKLFSPSDIQSIVKKAMVERLKKIYKKEWFDETGADYPLRVSINKDIVTIGLDTTGVSLHKRGYRTMTAKAPITETLAAALIMLTPWKKDRILVDPFCGSGTFVIEAAMMAANIAPGLKRGFLSSKWSNLISKNIWDDTYEEAREMVSIDTDVDIQGYDFDKNIVEAARSNATRAGVVDMLHLQCRDVASLSHPKKYGFIITNPPYGERLEEKENLPALYKTLGERFASLDSWSLYLITSYSDTQKYIGKEADKNRKIYNGMMQTRFYQYLGPKPPKKNK; from the coding sequence TTGAAAAAAATATTTGAATTATACGCACCATGTCACTTCGGTCTTGAAGCAATTCTGAAAAAAGAAATCATAGATATAGGTTATGATATCACCAAAGTTGAGGATGGACGAGTATATTTTGAAGGTGATGACGAAGCTATTACCAGAGCTAATATGTGGCTTAGAACTACAGAGAGAGTTCTACTCAAAATAGCAGAGTTTAAAGCAACCAGTTTTACTGAACTTTTTGATTCTGTTGCAGATATTCCTTGGGAAGAATATATTCCTGCTGACGGCAGATTCTGGGTAAGCAAAGCTACATCTATAAAGAGTAAACTATTCTCTCCTTCAGATATTCAATCAATTGTCAAAAAGGCTATGGTTGAAAGATTGAAAAAGATTTATAAAAAAGAATGGTTTGATGAAACCGGTGCAGATTACCCACTTCGTGTTTCTATAAACAAGGATATTGTTACAATAGGTCTTGATACTACGGGCGTTTCTCTTCATAAAAGAGGTTATAGAACTATGACCGCTAAAGCACCTATTACAGAAACTCTGGCAGCTGCACTTATCATGCTTACTCCATGGAAAAAGGATAGAATTTTGGTTGATCCATTCTGTGGTAGCGGTACTTTTGTAATAGAGGCTGCAATGATGGCTGCAAATATTGCCCCTGGGCTTAAGCGCGGCTTTTTAAGCAGCAAATGGTCGAATCTTATTTCAAAAAATATTTGGGATGATACATATGAGGAGGCAAGGGAGATGGTAAGCATAGATACTGATGTGGATATACAGGGCTATGATTTTGATAAAAATATCGTAGAAGCTGCCAGAAGTAATGCTACCAGAGCCGGCGTAGTCGATATGCTGCATCTTCAATGCAGAGATGTTGCTTCATTATCACATCCCAAAAAATATGGCTTCATTATCACAAATCCTCCCTATGGTGAAAGACTTGAAGAAAAAGAAAATCTACCTGCTCTTTACAAAACTCTAGGTGAGAGATTTGCAAGCCTTGACTCTTGGTCGTTATATCTTATAACTTCTTACTCTGATACTCAAAAGTATATCGGTAAAGAGGCTGACAAAAACAGAAAAATCTACAATGGTATGATGCAAACCAGATTTTATCAATACTTAGGGCCAAAGCCACCAAAGAAAAACAAGTAA
- a CDS encoding carbohydrate ABC transporter permease — protein sequence MVGSYKGIKKVIATILLVIGGIFASFPILWMICSSLKDNSRIFSWPPKFIDSTFSFKSYIAVITDGTKVRFFINSYIVSICVVVATLLIGILAAYAFSRFDFPGKGFLNSIIISVQAIPPIVLLIPYMGLIVTMKLFNTYLALILTYLIMTLPYCILMMTGYFNTLSRELDEAVMIDGGSRWKALWYILVPIAVPSMVSVGMYTFMQAWNEYLFALALTQTTNMRTVPIGINLLMGQHAYDWSQMMAMSVLGSIPVLILFVFFQKYFIAGMSSGGVKG from the coding sequence ATGGTAGGAAGCTATAAGGGTATAAAGAAAGTAATAGCTACTATATTATTGGTTATAGGCGGGATTTTTGCCTCGTTCCCAATTCTTTGGATGATATGTTCATCATTAAAGGATAACTCAAGAATTTTTTCTTGGCCACCTAAATTCATTGACAGTACATTTAGTTTTAAGTCATATATTGCAGTTATTACAGATGGCACGAAAGTAAGGTTTTTTATCAATAGCTATATTGTTTCGATTTGTGTAGTAGTTGCAACACTACTAATTGGAATATTAGCTGCTTATGCATTTAGTAGATTTGATTTTCCCGGTAAAGGTTTTTTGAATTCTATAATAATAAGCGTACAGGCAATACCGCCTATTGTTTTACTTATTCCATATATGGGTTTAATCGTAACGATGAAGTTATTTAATACATATTTGGCATTGATATTGACATACTTGATAATGACATTGCCATACTGTATTTTGATGATGACTGGATATTTCAATACATTATCAAGAGAACTGGATGAGGCAGTGATGATTGATGGTGGATCGAGATGGAAAGCATTATGGTATATACTGGTTCCTATAGCAGTACCAAGTATGGTATCTGTTGGAATGTATACATTTATGCAGGCATGGAACGAGTATTTGTTTGCACTGGCTTTGACTCAAACAACTAATATGAGAACTGTTCCTATAGGTATAAATTTACTTATGGGGCAGCATGCATATGACTGGAGTCAAATGATGGCTATGAGCGTTTTGGGTTCTATTCCTGTTTTAATACTATTTGTATTTTTCCAAAAATACTTTATTGCAGGAATGTCATCCGGAGGTGTTAAGGGTTGA
- a CDS encoding metallophosphoesterase family protein → MKILIVSDTHRMDDILKKVIEKEKPFNMFIHLGDLESNETKISYMLEPDCACFIVQGNNDFFSQLPKEKEVSIKNHKALLVHGHQYGVGMGVEILKDEAISRGCDFAMYGHTHRPYLKTIDGVTILNPGSLGYPRQSGHIPTYMIMDVDDNGNFNIETKEIMGA, encoded by the coding sequence ATGAAAATACTGATTGTTAGTGACACTCACAGGATGGACGACATACTAAAGAAGGTAATTGAAAAAGAAAAACCCTTTAATATGTTTATTCATCTTGGTGATTTAGAAAGTAATGAAACAAAAATAAGCTATATGCTTGAACCTGACTGTGCTTGTTTTATCGTGCAGGGGAACAATGACTTCTTTTCACAACTTCCAAAAGAGAAAGAAGTTAGTATAAAAAATCACAAAGCTCTTTTGGTGCATGGACACCAATATGGTGTAGGTATGGGTGTAGAGATATTAAAAGATGAAGCCATATCCAGAGGATGTGACTTTGCAATGTACGGTCATACACATAGACCATATTTAAAGACTATAGATGGTGTTACAATATTAAATCCCGGATCACTTGGTTATCCTAGGCAGTCAGGTCATATACCTACATATATGATCATGGATGTAGATGATAATGGCAATTTTAATATTGAAACCAAAGAAATTATGGGGGCATAA